From Paenibacillus polymyxa, the proteins below share one genomic window:
- a CDS encoding M56 family metallopeptidase has protein sequence MWKTRSKLLFTAGALISGFALMQMGMYAGQHVFGWKLNFNVFQICRSLLQHYGIGYMVDALSGLVFVTFGIAGGEAVRQCMATRAAFRRLHRMRDLPLTEALGERYRELGTDRIWVIDYAKPAAFTMGLWKPRIVLSSALLSVLDKHEEEAVIYHEAYHMKHYDPLKTWFLQMCATQLFYLPVLRHITNHYKTAREILADNEAIHRAGSPVGIGSALLKLLSMTPANARLVNSAACSSFAETSINYRISRILDPQQKPTIQMPWRSIMFSGYVLVMLTLMFTLALI, from the coding sequence ATGTGGAAAACACGTTCTAAATTACTGTTTACAGCAGGCGCCTTGATTTCGGGTTTTGCCCTTATGCAGATGGGGATGTACGCCGGGCAGCATGTTTTCGGCTGGAAATTGAATTTTAACGTGTTTCAAATTTGCAGAAGTTTGTTGCAGCACTACGGAATCGGCTACATGGTGGATGCGCTCAGTGGACTGGTTTTTGTAACCTTCGGTATCGCCGGAGGAGAAGCAGTCAGACAGTGCATGGCTACCAGGGCGGCTTTCCGCAGACTGCATCGAATGCGCGACCTGCCGTTGACCGAAGCACTGGGTGAGCGATATCGCGAACTCGGGACCGATCGAATTTGGGTCATTGATTATGCCAAGCCTGCTGCCTTCACAATGGGTTTATGGAAGCCGCGAATTGTATTGTCCTCTGCACTGTTGTCCGTACTGGACAAGCATGAGGAAGAAGCGGTTATATACCATGAAGCCTATCATATGAAGCATTATGATCCATTGAAGACCTGGTTCCTGCAAATGTGCGCTACACAGCTGTTTTACTTGCCGGTGCTACGTCACATTACCAACCATTACAAGACGGCCCGTGAAATCTTGGCGGACAACGAAGCGATTCATCGAGCCGGTTCACCGGTTGGAATTGGGAGCGCATTGCTCAAGCTTCTGAGTATGACACCCGCTAATGCCCGTCTGGTAAACTCCGCCGCTTGTTCCTCTTTTGCAGAAACGTCCATTAATTATCGGATCTCACGTATTCTAGACCCTCAACAAAAGCCGACCATTCAGATGCCTTGGCGTTCGATTATGTTTTCAGGCTATGTACTCGTCATGCTAACGCTTATGTTTACACTGGCGTTAATCTAG
- a CDS encoding methyl-accepting chemotaxis protein produces MGTRRKRKTIWTLRNKLILGFLLVLLIPSLSISIATYKSSYNAMEKQLYSSANQGVTTANSVIEYAIASKIEDVRYLAERLDGSMIDGRNSPLIEPKLIQYKGLHEDATDIFVGTPEGLMIRGVPKEDEGTFDPRTRPWYIEAMKQPGKVAITPVIINSSGIPVVVVSRTLSDQSGVIGISLNLESVRKLASIKVGQEGYIIILDHSKKFVVHPTAKAGSSPQENSLDKLYTAPSGNFKYMHEGREKYLTYVTNEDTGWKIAGTFYQSEINDATAAMRYVTIFVLAASLVIALIAIFLITRSVLVPIRKLQKSAERISEGDLTGDLETGKTDEVGELSAHFQTMVDSLRTMIRSVRETTDRVSSSAEELAAGADQTTQAIEHVTIAIQEVAVGSERQLQSVKHGSVSMEGLAQQAADVSERMVGVSEHVKMNAESAQEGSKAATQAVQKMHDIDETVHDLGQAMDSLSERSGEIVNIISVISGIAKQTNLLALNASIEAARAGEHGKGFAVVATEVRKLAEESAKSATLISERIEAMQVDMNHALGAMQQARARVTEGIDSVTTSEHSFAEISQAVERAMGHIHDITGVTQEMARGTVGVADIMSDISHISDEAASNTESISAAAEQQLASIEEIASSTADLSQMAEELRELVGRFQVEKKS; encoded by the coding sequence ATGGGAACAAGGCGAAAGAGAAAGACAATTTGGACACTCAGGAACAAGTTAATTTTAGGTTTTTTGCTTGTTTTGCTGATTCCGAGTTTAAGTATTTCCATTGCAACCTATAAATCATCATATAATGCTATGGAGAAACAGCTTTACAGCAGTGCAAATCAGGGGGTAACGACAGCTAACTCCGTGATTGAATATGCAATCGCCAGTAAAATTGAAGATGTGCGATATTTGGCGGAACGCCTCGACGGTTCGATGATTGATGGTCGAAATAGCCCCTTGATTGAGCCCAAGTTGATCCAATACAAGGGCTTGCACGAAGATGCTACAGATATTTTTGTCGGTACACCAGAGGGCTTGATGATCCGGGGGGTGCCTAAGGAGGATGAAGGAACATTTGACCCTCGCACACGACCATGGTACATAGAAGCGATGAAGCAGCCCGGTAAGGTTGCAATTACGCCTGTTATCATCAATTCATCGGGTATTCCTGTTGTTGTAGTATCTCGGACGCTTTCCGACCAGTCTGGAGTTATCGGGATCTCTCTGAATCTGGAAAGTGTACGTAAACTGGCCTCCATCAAAGTGGGCCAAGAGGGGTATATCATCATTTTGGATCATTCGAAGAAATTCGTGGTCCATCCTACGGCTAAAGCGGGTTCATCTCCTCAGGAGAATTCGCTTGATAAGTTGTATACTGCGCCGAGCGGGAATTTTAAATATATGCATGAAGGTCGCGAGAAATATTTGACTTATGTAACGAATGAGGATACCGGCTGGAAAATTGCAGGTACCTTCTATCAATCCGAGATTAACGATGCCACCGCTGCCATGCGTTATGTAACTATTTTCGTGCTGGCTGCCTCGTTGGTAATTGCGCTTATCGCGATTTTTCTAATTACCCGTTCTGTTCTGGTACCGATTCGTAAGCTGCAAAAATCAGCAGAACGAATCAGCGAAGGAGATTTGACGGGTGATTTGGAAACTGGAAAAACAGATGAGGTAGGTGAACTGTCTGCTCACTTTCAAACCATGGTGGATAGTTTGCGCACGATGATTCGAAGCGTACGCGAAACGACAGATCGGGTAAGTTCTTCAGCGGAGGAGCTGGCTGCTGGTGCAGATCAGACGACCCAAGCTATTGAGCATGTTACTATTGCTATTCAGGAAGTGGCTGTAGGCAGCGAACGTCAGTTACAAAGCGTCAAGCATGGCTCTGTGAGTATGGAGGGACTGGCTCAGCAAGCAGCGGATGTATCCGAGCGTATGGTGGGTGTATCTGAACATGTGAAGATGAACGCCGAGTCAGCACAGGAAGGTAGCAAGGCTGCTACGCAGGCTGTACAGAAAATGCATGATATCGACGAGACTGTTCATGATCTTGGACAAGCTATGGACTCCCTGAGTGAGCGTTCCGGTGAAATCGTGAATATTATCAGTGTTATATCTGGTATTGCCAAACAGACTAATTTGTTGGCATTGAATGCATCCATTGAGGCCGCACGCGCTGGGGAACATGGCAAAGGATTTGCCGTGGTTGCTACAGAGGTACGCAAGCTGGCTGAGGAATCTGCCAAATCGGCTACCTTGATTTCGGAGCGCATTGAAGCGATGCAGGTGGATATGAACCATGCTTTGGGCGCGATGCAACAAGCGCGGGCACGGGTGACGGAAGGTATTGATTCGGTAACCACATCCGAGCATTCCTTTGCGGAAATCAGTCAGGCTGTCGAACGCGCGATGGGGCATATCCATGATATTACTGGAGTGACTCAGGAAATGGCACGGGGGACTGTAGGCGTCGCAGATATTATGAGCGATATTTCCCACATCTCGGACGAGGCAGCGAGCAACACCGAGTCGATCTCAGCGGCGGCTGAGCAACAGCTGGCTTCCATCGAGGAAATTGCTTCATCCACAGCAGACCTGAGCCAAATGGCAGAGGAGCTGCGCGAATTGGTTGGACGTTTCCAGGTTGAAAAAAAATCCTGA
- a CDS encoding DMT family transporter, which translates to MNKQIMTGSLLCLIASMSWGAMFPVSHIALQHINPLYFSFLRYLSVTLILIVLLWLKEGRTAFRFEGKGKVLLFFGTMGFTIYNMAVFQGQHAMGAAGTLVAAIMEVLMPMISIAMVWIMTRKMPPKYTLISMLIALAGALLVITNGKWTFFTLAGQHLLALLLIFVGVVGWVVYSMGGSHFAGWSTLRYSTLTCLLGTLVSFVVVTFASAFNWIAVPDWQHVWSVKYEMSFMILLPGLAALLSWNAGIRKLSPLNGILFINFVPITTLVLMYFQGYAISRFELYGTVLVIFALILNNMFQRSSLRPSNSSRGARFRLNRRKSFNGDF; encoded by the coding sequence ATGAACAAACAGATCATGACCGGATCTTTACTATGCCTGATCGCCAGTATGTCCTGGGGGGCGATGTTTCCGGTTTCGCACATTGCATTACAGCATATTAATCCACTGTACTTTTCATTTTTGCGCTATTTATCGGTTACACTCATATTAATAGTGCTATTGTGGCTCAAAGAGGGACGGACTGCATTTCGCTTTGAGGGCAAGGGCAAGGTGTTATTGTTCTTCGGAACTATGGGATTTACCATTTATAATATGGCCGTTTTCCAGGGACAGCACGCGATGGGGGCAGCAGGTACCCTTGTAGCTGCTATTATGGAAGTGCTAATGCCGATGATCTCCATTGCGATGGTGTGGATCATGACCCGTAAAATGCCTCCAAAATATACATTAATCAGCATGTTGATTGCGCTGGCTGGGGCATTACTGGTTATCACGAACGGCAAATGGACCTTTTTCACGCTTGCCGGACAACATCTATTGGCGCTGCTGCTTATTTTCGTGGGTGTCGTCGGTTGGGTCGTATATTCCATGGGAGGCAGTCATTTTGCAGGGTGGTCTACTCTTCGATATTCAACCTTGACCTGCCTGCTTGGAACTCTGGTTTCTTTTGTAGTCGTGACCTTTGCCTCTGCTTTCAACTGGATTGCAGTGCCGGATTGGCAGCACGTATGGTCAGTCAAATACGAAATGAGCTTTATGATCCTGCTTCCAGGGCTAGCGGCCTTGCTGAGTTGGAATGCCGGAATCCGCAAGCTGTCTCCGCTAAACGGTATTCTATTTATTAATTTTGTACCGATTACCACGCTGGTACTTATGTATTTCCAAGGCTATGCCATTAGCCGTTTTGAACTGTACGGGACTGTACTGGTCATTTTCGCACTTATTCTGAACAATATGTTTCAGAGAAGCTCTCTGCGTCCGTCCAACAGCTCACGGGGTGCCCGTTTCCGTCTGAATCGCCGCAAGTCGTTCAACGGTGACTTCTAA
- a CDS encoding LysR family transcriptional regulator, with amino-acid sequence MDLNDLNIFQTVAAHGSVSKAAAELSYVQSNVTARIKLLEKELQTPLFYRHKRGMILNAEGKRLLQYTKSILSQFEEMKHAFQNTSTPSGVLEIGIVETVIALPAILHAYYSKYPDVELSLKAGVTESLVQEVAEMRLDGAFVTGPVKHPLIEQFDVFQEKLVLVSQGNDFSVDDFTTRPLLVYKKGCGYRGRLETWLKMEGIIPKRIMEFGTFETIIGSVAAGIGMTVFPESSISGLVAQGLVCGHAIPEPYNEVTTVFIRRKEAFVTSTLQSFIDEITTQTEA; translated from the coding sequence GTGGATCTGAACGATTTAAACATTTTCCAGACGGTGGCTGCACATGGCAGTGTCAGCAAGGCTGCAGCTGAGCTTAGCTACGTCCAGTCCAATGTAACGGCCAGAATCAAGCTGCTGGAAAAGGAACTGCAGACGCCTTTATTTTATAGACATAAGCGGGGGATGATCCTCAATGCTGAGGGCAAGCGTCTGCTGCAATATACGAAAAGCATTTTATCGCAATTTGAGGAAATGAAGCATGCGTTTCAGAACACCTCTACACCTTCAGGGGTGCTGGAGATTGGTATCGTGGAGACTGTCATTGCCCTTCCGGCCATTTTACATGCTTACTACAGTAAGTACCCGGATGTCGAATTGTCCCTCAAGGCCGGGGTTACGGAATCACTGGTGCAGGAGGTTGCAGAAATGCGACTGGATGGAGCCTTTGTAACCGGACCAGTCAAGCATCCGCTCATTGAACAGTTTGATGTATTTCAGGAAAAGCTGGTCCTCGTATCTCAAGGAAATGACTTTTCGGTTGACGATTTTACAACTCGTCCGCTCCTGGTATATAAAAAAGGCTGCGGATATCGGGGAAGACTGGAAACCTGGCTCAAAATGGAGGGGATTATCCCCAAGCGGATCATGGAGTTTGGGACATTTGAGACGATTATCGGCAGTGTAGCGGCAGGCATTGGAATGACCGTCTTCCCCGAATCCTCGATCAGCGGGCTGGTGGCTCAAGGTCTTGTGTGCGGTCATGCCATCCCAGAGCCTTACAATGAAGTGACAACGGTGTTTATCCGCCGTAAGGAGGCCTTCGTTACCAGTACCTTGCAGTCTTTTATAGATGAAATTACTACTCAGACAGAAGCGTAG
- a CDS encoding pirin family protein gives MFTIYPAASRFSFDKGWLRGSHSFSFAEYQDENNTAFGPMRVCNDDVITPGRGFGAHPHSDMEIVSIVLYGELRHEDNRGHVAVTRFGGIQRMSAGHGIIHTEHNASQTEDVSLLQLWFSPHTRGLQPSYETTAFNTERLHGQLLPVVAGKRVPGTEGEIASINQDLTIYLSKLQPGEQVEFTQAEGRRVFLFVIEGSLRVNGEHLLQERDSARIEEEPKLSLKAEDSVFYMLIDLP, from the coding sequence ATGTTTACAATATATCCGGCTGCTTCCCGATTCAGCTTCGATAAGGGATGGCTGCGGGGGAGCCACAGCTTTTCATTCGCGGAGTATCAGGATGAGAACAATACAGCGTTTGGTCCTATGCGTGTCTGTAATGACGATGTTATCACACCGGGCCGGGGCTTTGGGGCGCATCCGCACAGCGATATGGAGATTGTCTCCATTGTGTTGTATGGGGAGCTGCGTCATGAAGACAACCGTGGACATGTGGCGGTGACCCGTTTTGGAGGCATTCAGCGAATGTCAGCGGGCCACGGCATCATTCATACGGAGCACAACGCTTCGCAAACCGAGGATGTCAGTCTGCTGCAATTGTGGTTTAGTCCGCACACGAGAGGATTGCAACCTTCCTATGAGACTACAGCGTTCAATACGGAGCGTCTGCATGGTCAGCTTCTGCCTGTCGTTGCTGGAAAGCGTGTACCAGGCACGGAGGGTGAAATAGCTTCAATCAATCAGGATTTAACGATTTATTTAAGCAAGCTTCAGCCCGGGGAACAAGTAGAATTTACACAGGCCGAGGGTCGGCGCGTGTTCCTGTTCGTCATCGAGGGCTCACTGCGTGTCAACGGTGAGCATCTTCTGCAAGAGCGAGATTCTGCTCGTATAGAGGAGGAGCCGAAGCTATCACTGAAGGCAGAGGATTCTGTTTTTTATATGTTGATTGATTTGCCCTAA
- a CDS encoding spore germination protein yields MKKGRFPKLPKLPWSRRAVPAAERKTRNARVPKGLPESSWLEEPLRSSLEDNRVAMRDIFKECSDIVYRELMISPERKGLLAYFEGTVKSEDLQDHILRPVILGMMLKDPEVNGKLEPLDETRISMSQTKTMDEWKQVSAAILDGNAALFVDGTARAYIFSAKGGVRRGVEEPQTEAVIRGPREGFTETLRVNTALLRFKLKTSKLKMHSMTLGTETQTSVVLTYVEGIIDPKLVEDVKKRLSDIKIDGVLETGYIEELIEDHPYSPFPQMEYTERPDTVTAQLLEGRFAIFVDGTPFALIGPVTMWQMMQASEDYYERFFISNMVRWIRFLFLIMALFLPALYVAVTTYHHDMLPTTLILSIAAARESIPFPALVEALMMEISFEALREAGIRLPKTVGQAVSILGALVIGQAAVQAGIVSAPIVIVVSLTGIASFTIPRFNFAITVRLLRFPIMLMAGLFGLFGIIIATTLIATHLTKLTSFGVPYMSGYSPYNHMDQKDIIVRAPWWKMTKRPSWIGKDNNKRAKKEMNGSPKTEEGW; encoded by the coding sequence ATGAAGAAAGGGCGCTTTCCCAAGCTGCCAAAGCTACCGTGGAGCCGGAGAGCGGTTCCAGCCGCTGAACGCAAAACACGAAATGCTCGTGTGCCCAAAGGGCTGCCTGAGTCTTCATGGCTGGAAGAGCCACTGCGCAGCAGTCTGGAAGACAATAGGGTCGCAATGCGTGATATTTTCAAGGAATGCTCTGATATCGTCTACCGAGAGCTCATGATTTCCCCTGAACGAAAAGGGTTGCTGGCATATTTCGAAGGCACGGTAAAATCAGAGGATTTGCAGGATCATATTTTGCGGCCTGTCATCTTGGGTATGATGCTCAAGGACCCTGAAGTGAACGGCAAATTGGAGCCGCTGGATGAGACTCGTATCTCCATGTCCCAGACCAAAACGATGGACGAATGGAAGCAGGTATCGGCAGCGATACTGGACGGCAATGCCGCTCTGTTCGTAGATGGAACGGCTCGTGCTTATATTTTCAGCGCCAAGGGAGGCGTTCGCCGTGGCGTGGAGGAGCCGCAGACCGAGGCTGTTATTCGTGGGCCACGTGAGGGTTTCACAGAGACACTTCGCGTGAATACGGCACTGCTACGATTCAAGCTGAAGACCTCCAAGCTCAAGATGCACAGCATGACCCTCGGAACAGAAACTCAAACGAGCGTCGTCCTTACCTATGTTGAAGGGATCATAGATCCGAAGCTGGTGGAGGATGTTAAAAAGCGCCTCAGCGATATTAAAATTGATGGTGTTCTGGAGACTGGATATATTGAGGAACTGATTGAGGATCACCCATATTCACCGTTTCCGCAAATGGAATACACCGAACGTCCCGATACCGTCACCGCGCAATTACTGGAAGGACGGTTTGCCATTTTTGTGGACGGCACGCCTTTTGCCCTGATTGGACCAGTCACGATGTGGCAAATGATGCAAGCGAGCGAAGATTATTACGAGCGCTTCTTCATCAGTAATATGGTGCGCTGGATTCGTTTTCTTTTTCTCATCATGGCTCTCTTTCTGCCAGCATTATATGTAGCGGTGACGACCTATCATCATGATATGCTGCCGACGACACTCATATTGAGTATTGCGGCGGCTCGGGAATCCATCCCTTTTCCAGCCCTGGTGGAAGCATTGATGATGGAAATTTCCTTTGAGGCGCTGCGAGAAGCTGGGATTCGTCTCCCCAAAACGGTTGGTCAGGCCGTCAGTATCCTTGGGGCGCTCGTTATTGGTCAGGCCGCAGTACAGGCAGGAATCGTATCGGCGCCAATAGTTATTGTTGTGTCGCTCACAGGTATTGCCTCGTTTACCATACCGCGTTTTAATTTTGCCATTACGGTTCGTCTGCTGCGATTTCCAATCATGCTGATGGCTGGTTTATTTGGCTTGTTTGGCATCATTATTGCGACAACGCTGATTGCTACGCACCTAACCAAGCTAACATCGTTTGGTGTCCCTTATATGAGTGGATATAGCCCGTACAACCATATGGATCAAAAGGATATTATCGTCCGTGCACCTTGGTGGAAAATGACCAAACGTCCTTCATGGATTGGTAAGGACAACAACAAACGAGCGAAGAAAGAGATGAACGGATCGCCTAAAACCGAGGAGGGATGGTGA
- a CDS encoding Ger(x)C family spore germination protein, with protein MKPTSNTQQIRKAAVLCCLLLCSILLGGCWDRREVNDVAFVMGTGLDKEGDQYRVTMQIALPGQLGSSGSTGGGGGTSGTKSYYLESKTGPSFRGASTEEQREVSRTLNYSHRRVLLLGETLAREGISKMMDVIARIPQNRLSSLVVITKGSAMEMLQADAPIEQYPAEMVRELNFSYMKKPRSVKLLMNSVLLEGIDPVVPVMSLVKNGPDSLKDKKTNIQVDGLAVFRQDRLTGIIDNHLSRFLLLGMEQAKETEIFIPPPKGRGYISVHLIENKVHIEPFIRGDEIRMTVHMNCNGNVKENETSFDISREENLKWLEQQTVEEIKRELGEAVHVIQQKYHSDVLGLGRAIITNHPDEWKRIKPQWEQLYPKVEVTIDPVVHIENIGAVTKPFGVKKEQIQNE; from the coding sequence ATGAAGCCCACATCAAATACACAGCAAATACGTAAAGCAGCTGTACTTTGTTGTCTACTGCTTTGTTCTATTCTTTTGGGAGGATGTTGGGATCGCCGTGAAGTGAATGATGTGGCCTTTGTGATGGGTACCGGACTGGATAAGGAAGGCGATCAATACCGGGTAACGATGCAAATTGCTCTGCCCGGACAGCTCGGATCTTCGGGCAGCACAGGAGGAGGGGGGGGTACCAGTGGTACGAAGTCCTACTACCTGGAGTCCAAAACAGGTCCAAGCTTCCGGGGAGCAAGTACTGAGGAACAGCGAGAGGTTTCGCGAACACTGAATTATTCTCATCGACGGGTGCTGCTGCTCGGGGAGACGCTAGCCCGAGAAGGAATTAGCAAAATGATGGATGTCATTGCACGTATTCCGCAGAACCGCCTGTCTTCCCTTGTTGTTATTACAAAGGGGTCAGCGATGGAAATGCTTCAGGCAGATGCTCCGATTGAGCAATATCCAGCGGAAATGGTGCGTGAGCTCAACTTTTCCTATATGAAGAAACCTCGTTCCGTTAAATTGCTGATGAATTCCGTCCTGCTGGAAGGCATTGATCCGGTAGTGCCGGTAATGTCTCTGGTGAAGAATGGGCCTGATAGTCTTAAAGACAAGAAGACAAATATTCAGGTCGATGGACTGGCTGTCTTTCGCCAAGACAGATTAACAGGGATTATTGATAACCACCTCAGTCGGTTTCTGCTGTTGGGTATGGAGCAAGCCAAAGAAACAGAAATTTTTATCCCCCCTCCCAAAGGTAGAGGCTATATATCTGTGCATCTCATCGAAAATAAAGTTCATATCGAGCCTTTTATTCGGGGGGACGAAATTCGAATGACGGTTCATATGAACTGCAATGGGAATGTGAAGGAAAATGAGACGAGCTTCGATATTTCCAGGGAGGAGAATTTGAAGTGGCTGGAGCAGCAAACGGTCGAGGAAATTAAGAGGGAGCTGGGAGAGGCTGTTCATGTGATTCAGCAAAAGTATCATTCAGACGTGCTTGGCCTGGGCCGGGCTATTATTACGAATCACCCGGATGAGTGGAAACGGATTAAACCTCAGTGGGAGCAATTGTATCCCAAGGTGGAGGTCACCATAGATCCGGTCGTGCATATTGAGAATATCGGGGCGGTCACCAAGCCATTCGGGGTCAAAAAGGAGCAAATCCAGAATGAATAA
- a CDS encoding uroporphyrinogen-III synthase produces the protein MAQRMAGKRVALAGPRKAEEMALLVMKMGGEPVERPAQGTVFLDDIELRNAVVSWVKNPPDWYIFTTGMGLDALFDMAEDMGVAEQIIELLQSSNIAARGYKTVNGLKKRGFTPAVRDEDGSLIGLTRAFAPYDLKGKEVLLQLHGDPAPRLVEWLDEQGAVTRQVLPYKHIPPEEAKLQALLDDVINRTIDAVTFTSGPQIRFLAQYARKQNRMEDLLEAFREDVIAVSVGKVTAQSILEEGIERVVFPTEERMGAMMVELGKYFEHSDSVHGCGLKSVNGHLK, from the coding sequence ATGGCACAACGCATGGCAGGTAAGAGAGTCGCTCTTGCCGGTCCCCGTAAAGCAGAAGAAATGGCGTTGCTAGTTATGAAGATGGGGGGCGAGCCAGTAGAACGCCCGGCCCAGGGGACTGTTTTTCTGGATGATATCGAGCTGCGCAACGCTGTTGTATCGTGGGTGAAGAACCCTCCGGACTGGTACATCTTCACGACAGGTATGGGACTGGATGCTCTGTTCGATATGGCAGAGGATATGGGCGTGGCCGAGCAGATTATAGAGTTGCTGCAATCCTCCAACATTGCAGCACGGGGCTACAAGACGGTCAATGGACTCAAAAAGCGTGGCTTTACGCCAGCAGTACGGGACGAGGACGGAAGTTTGATCGGATTGACACGGGCTTTTGCCCCATATGATCTGAAGGGGAAGGAAGTACTGTTGCAACTGCATGGAGACCCGGCCCCTCGGTTGGTAGAGTGGCTGGATGAGCAAGGCGCAGTGACCCGCCAAGTACTTCCTTATAAGCATATCCCACCTGAAGAAGCAAAATTGCAGGCGCTACTAGATGATGTTATAAACCGTACGATTGATGCCGTTACGTTCACGAGTGGTCCGCAAATTCGATTTTTGGCCCAATATGCCAGAAAGCAAAATCGAATGGAGGATTTACTGGAAGCCTTTCGTGAAGATGTCATTGCTGTATCGGTAGGCAAGGTGACTGCACAATCCATTTTGGAAGAAGGGATTGAACGAGTCGTATTTCCAACTGAAGAGCGCATGGGTGCGATGATGGTGGAACTGGGCAAATATTTCGAACATAGCGATTCGGTACATGGCTGTGGTCTGAAGAGCGTGAACGGTCATTTGAAATGA
- a CDS encoding TIGR00730 family Rossman fold protein, with translation MNSICVFAGSRPGHSSVYVEAAGKLGEAMARQHIRLIYGGSSRGLMGKVADGLLAGEGQVTGIMPTLLFDAEIIHRGVTEFIEVASMHERKAAMSEMADAFIALPGGLGTFEELFEVLCWAQIGIHRKPIGLLNVNGYFDPLVEMVRHSVQEGFTGADHPALLSISADPDELLHMLKNKADNLK, from the coding sequence ATGAATTCTATTTGTGTATTTGCAGGGTCCAGACCTGGACATTCATCGGTATATGTTGAGGCGGCAGGCAAGCTGGGTGAAGCTATGGCTCGCCAGCATATCCGTTTAATTTATGGTGGCTCCAGCAGAGGGCTGATGGGTAAGGTGGCGGATGGACTGTTGGCGGGTGAAGGTCAGGTCACCGGCATTATGCCCACCCTGTTATTCGATGCAGAGATCATTCATCGGGGAGTTACCGAGTTTATTGAGGTAGCAAGCATGCATGAACGTAAAGCGGCGATGAGCGAGATGGCCGATGCGTTTATAGCCCTTCCGGGAGGCTTGGGAACCTTTGAGGAGCTGTTCGAGGTATTGTGCTGGGCGCAAATCGGTATACATCGCAAGCCCATTGGGCTGCTGAATGTGAATGGATATTTTGACCCGTTGGTAGAAATGGTACGTCATAGCGTGCAGGAAGGGTTTACCGGAGCTGATCATCCAGCGCTACTGAGTATATCTGCGGACCCGGATGAACTGCTGCATATGTTGAAAAATAAAGCAGATAACTTGAAATAA